The following proteins are encoded in a genomic region of Apodemus sylvaticus chromosome 21, mApoSyl1.1, whole genome shotgun sequence:
- the Yju2b gene encoding probable splicing factor YJU2B isoform X2, whose amino-acid sequence MGVRYNAEKKKVGNYYTTPIYRFRMKCHLCVNYIEMQTDPANCDYVIVSGASRKEERWDMEENEQVLTTEHEKKEKLETDAMFRLEHGEADRSTLKKALPTLSHIQEAQSAWKDDFALNSMLRRHFREKKKAMQEEEEKDQALQAKASLAIPLVPESEDDRRLAALLRLHTLDSYEDKQRMKRTEIIHRSWFPSAQGPSAGSSKASHVLKKLCQGRRPPPSSTGTVGDLGIVRRKSRDVPESPQCTPDNSLSEEPRRPPGTTQDSRTLEETAEAPRTSQTSEPKRNCSQQALPLGSSQEDLLHPNTPNASLVADYSDSESE is encoded by the exons ATGG GTGTGCGCTACAATGCAGAGAAGAAGAAGGTTGGCAATTACTACACGACTCCAATCTACAG GTTCCGGATGAAGTGCCACCTCTGTGTCAACTACATCGAGATGCAAACAGACCCTGCCAACTGTGACTATGTCATCGTGAGTGGCGCCAGTCGCAAGGAGGAGCGTTGGGATATGGAGGAGAACGAGCAGGTGCTGACCACAG agcatgagaagaaagagaaactggagaCGGACGCCATGTTCCGCCTAGAGCATGGCGAGGCTGACCGCAGCACGCTGAAGAAGGCCCTCCCCACTCTCAGCCACATCCAGGAGGCACAGAGTGCCTGGAAGGATGACTTCGCTCTGAATAGCATGCTACGGAGGCACTTCCGG GAGAAGAAGAAAGCcatgcaggaggaggaagagaaggaccaGGCGCTGCAGGCGAAGGCCAGCCTAGCCATCCCCCTTGTGCCAGAGTCGGAGGATGACCGCAGGCTGGCTGCCCTGCTAAGGTTGCACACCCTGGACT CTTACGAGGACAAACAGAGAATGAAGCGGACAGAGATCATCCACCGCTCTTGGTTCCCCTCAGCCCAGGGACCCAGTGCTGGCAGCAGCAAAGCCAGCCACGTCCTGAAGAAGCTGTGCCAGGGCCGCAGACCACCCCCCAGCAGCACAGGCACAGTGGGGGACCTGGGCATAGTGAGGAGAAAGTCTCGAGACGTTCCAGAAAGTCCCCAGTGTACACCAGACAACTCCTTGTCAGAAGAACCAAGAAGGCCGCCAGGAACCACCCAAGACAGCAGGACACTTGAAGAGACAGCAGAGGCACCCAGGACCAGCCAGACATCAGAACCTAAGAGAAACTGTAGCCAGCAGGCCTTACCCCTAGGTTCCTCCCAGGAGGACCTGCTGCACCCCAACACCCCCAACGCCTCCCTGGTGGCTGACTACTCTGACTCTGAGAGTGAGTAA
- the C21H19orf53 gene encoding leydig cell tumor 10 kDa protein homolog, whose protein sequence is MAQGQRKFQAQKPKSKAAAAAERSRGPRKGGRVIAPKKARVVQQQKLKKSLEVGIRKKIEHDVVMKASSSLPKKLALLKGASKKTGAATPGKTPS, encoded by the exons ATGGCGCAGGGACAACGCAAGTTCCAGGCGCAGAAACCTAAAAGCAAGGCGGCTGCTGCGGCGGAGCGGAGCCGCGGGCCTCGGAAAGGCG GTCGAGTCATCGCTCCCAAGAAGGCGCGCGTTGTGCAGCAGCAAAAGTTGAAGAAG AGCCTGGAAGTGGGGATCCGGAAGAAGATCGAGCACGATGTGGTGATGAAGGCCAGCTCCAGCCTGCCTAAGAAGCTCGCACTGCTGAAGGGGGCGTCAAAGAAGACAGGGGCCGCCACCCCTGGCAAGACACCATCCTGA
- the Mri1 gene encoding methylthioribose-1-phosphate isomerase — translation MRLEAIRYSPGSLQILDQLQLPEHCHYEALSSVQQAREAIRAMKVRGAPAIALVGCLSLAVELRAGAGGPGLAALVAFVRDQLSLLVAARPTAVNMARAARDLAHVAAREAEREGATEETVRERVIRFAEDMLEKDLKDNRSIGDLGARHLLERTKPRGGKVTVLTHCNTGALATAGYGTALGVIRSLHEMGRLEHTFCTETRPYNQGARLTAFELVFEQIPATLITDSMAAAAMVHQGVSAVVVGADCVVANGDTANKIGTYQLAIVAKHHGVPFYVAAPSSSCDLHLETGKEIVIEERPSQELTDLNGVRIAAQGIQVWNPAFDVTPHELITGGIITELGVFAPEELQAALSASVSSERQTLDSPQV, via the exons ATGAGACTGGAAGCGATCCGCTACTCTCCGGGCTCGCTGCAGATCCTTGACCAGCTGCAGCTGCCGGAGCACTGCCACTACGAGGCGCTGAGCTCCGTGCAGCAGGCCAGGGAAGCCATCCGCGCCATGAAGGTGCGCGGCGCCCCCGCCATCGCGCTGGTCGGCTGCCTCAGCCTGGCCGTGGAGCTGCGGGCCGGCGCCGGCGGTCCCGGGCTCGCTGCTCTGGTGGCCTTCGTGCGAGACCAGCTGAGCCTCCTAGTCGCCGCCCGGCCCACCGCTGTCAACATGGCCCGCGCCGCCCGCGATCTGGCTCACGTGGCGGCCCGGGAGGCGGAACGAGAGGGTGCCACGGAAGAGACCGTGCGGGAAAG AGTGATCCGCTTCGCTGAGGATATGTTGGAGAAGGACCTCAAAGACAACCGGAGCATCGGGGACTTGGGAGCCCGCCATCTCCTAGAGCGGACCAAGCCTAGGGGTGGCAAGGTGACCGTGCTGACACACTGTAACACGGGTGCCCTGGCCACTGCCGGCTATGGTACTGCGTTAG GTGTGATCCGCTCACTGCACGAGATGGGCAGATTGGAGCATACCTTCTGCACAGAGACCCGGCCCTACAACCAGGGAGCCCGGCTGACAGCCTTTGAGCTGGTGTTCGAGCAGATCCCGGCGACTCTCATCACTGACAGCATGGCGGCTGCTGCCATGGTACATCAGGGTGTGTCAG CCGTGGTGGTGGGAGCAGACTGTGTCGTTGCCAATGGAGACACAGCCAACAAAATAGGCACCTACCAGCTGGCCATTGTCGCCAAGCACCACGGTGTCCCCTTCTATGTGGCTGCCCCCAGTTCATCCTGTGACCTCCACCTGGAGACTGGAAAGGAGATTGTCATAGAGGAACGCCCCAGCCAGGAGCTGACTGACCTGAATGGAGTCAGGATTGCTGCACAGG GAATCCAGGTGTGGAATCCTGCCTTTGATGTCACCCCCCACGAACTCATCACTGGTGGCATCATCACTGAGCTGGGTGTCTTTGCCCCTGAGGAGCTCCAAGCAGCCCTAAGTGCCTCCGTCTCCTCAGAGAGACAGACCCTAGATAGTCCCCAGGTGTGA